The following is a genomic window from Chanos chanos chromosome 1, fChaCha1.1, whole genome shotgun sequence.
GCTGAGAGTGTCGTCACTGTGACGGCATGGGCCGCTGTTGGCTCGAGCGGCTTGCTCACTGCTGTTCACCAGCAGATAAACGATCGCACAGCGCCCACAGTCATTAttcgcctacacacacacctgaagtCACTTTCGCGGGGATGCGAGGATGCGCGATCTAAAATTGGTTGCTTATCTCAGCTCGCAGCATTTCAATGTCATGTATAGACTTGGAGGGATGTGGTACTTTAAATAATTGGAGGCGGTTCTCAGTTTTTAATCCTCTACTAAAAAACCGCAGCTTTCATAATCCTAGTTTACGCGTCTAGGGAAGTTAGAGATATGAATGACATCAAAGTCGCTGTTCTGGGAGGCGAAGCAGTCGGGAAATCTGGTAttgtaaactgttttatttcctgttcTTTTCCAATATTCGCGACCTAATTTATGTATTGAAATTTATTCTAAATGGTAAAAGTTTTCCACTCATCATTCACAGCACTCATTGTTCGTTTCCTGACAAGACGATTTATTGGAGAATACGCATCAACAACAGGTAACCTGTTTGAAATCTTTGAACATGGATATGTGATAGATGAGCGAATGTTTTATACAGTAACCGTTGTATTGACATGGGTTTGATCATATTCGTGAGTGattttagaaatatttcagCATAACGGTAATTTATCTGCTGCGTATAGTGCACCAGCGATATTCTTGTAAACTGCTCTGCTGACCTGTCCCACAACTTCATTATGTAACCAACGCGTAGCTTGGTTTAACAGACACTgttagaaataaaaagagaacgCACATTTTTCTCTCGCTCATGTTCATGTATGAAAGATGGCAATTTAAATGTTATAAATAAAGacgaaaataaaataaatgtgtgcgtgcgtgcgtgcgtgcgtgtgtgtgtgtgtggggggggggggggtatgttttTTGTCTGCCATAACCACCATCTACTgcaatgtttgttttgactagTTAGGTATTCACTTGTGTGTGCATGGCGAAGTACCCAAGCAAGCCTCTGAAACTAAGCCAGCAGTGTGCATCCCTTGCAGTGTTGCAAAGTAAATTCGTTCTTTTGATTGTGaattttgccctttttttccaGAGTGTATATACAGAAAGCGCCTTTCTATTGACGGGCGGCAGGTGAATCTAGAATTGTATGATCCCTGCTCACAGGTAAAACAACAGATATTACCCAACCTATAATAACTAAAATGAGCCTTATTAACACCTTCTTTAGAGCTTCATAACTTTACAGGTTTTACATGAACATTAGTTATGTTAGTtcataatattattatattagtaaTTTTGGTTATATGAATACATTTTATACTTCATGTCTGGATAATCTATTTAAGATCCTACAACTATCAATTGTTTGACCTTTTTATATGTATTCTGCATGTGTGGAGCTTTtgacttgtgtgtttgtcatgaaCTGCAGATCAATTAAAATTCAATTATATGAATGTAATGGACTTTAAAATTCCTATTCTGCTGCATTCTTTGAACAACATTCAGTGTTGTTTTACCTGCACTGGAATAGTAAAGACACTCCTATAAATGTTATACATATTTCTGCATGGACCTAAAACAGGCCTTATGGCCTtcatgggttttttgttgttgttgttgttgttgttgttgtttgttttgttttgtttgcccCATGTTCCTCTTTTGAACTATGTTCCAGCCACAGCATATCTCTTGACTTTGGGGCAACGAATTATCAGTATATTGGCTTTTATTCTAAAGCAACTATCGTATTTTCATATATACTCTCTGCGGAATTATTATAAGAATATATCGTAACATAGAGCAACTGTTATCTTTAAAAAGGGACCTTTAAACGTAGTCTTTAATATTGCTAATTATTGGCCATTTAGACAACTTAAGGACAGTTTCAAAGGCAGATGACAAATAACAGTGCTTTTCTCAAAATGTCATTACATACTTGCTCAGAatcatcatttgtttttgggtgtctgtctgtctgtctttctatttctctgtctgactgtctgtgccTTTCAGTCCTGTGATGAAAAGTCCACGCTGAATGACCAGATCCACTGGGCGGATGGCTTTGTGGTCGTCTATGACATCAGTGATCGCTCTTCCTTCCTCACTGCTACAGCCATCATTCACCTCATCCGTGAGCTGAATCTGGGAACTCCTAAAAGGTAGAGCAGGCTATAGTCCAACAATAGCAAGCAGGAGAGGAGGCTGCTATTCTCAGCCTCCCATTCACAGTTTTGCCTTAATGTAGGTGGTTCTGATACTTGATTTAAGTGGAATTCTGTTGGTGTTAACATTCAGAAGCACAATAGAGTAGACAGCAGGGATGATCatgtgggagtgagtgtgtgaaaaacTCAGGGACACCAGAGTTACAGCTCAGCCCACTGGCTTGAgtttttcagttgttaaaaaGCAATCAGCTCCCCTCCTCTTTTGGTTTGAAACCAAATGTCATAACAGTTGCTAATGTTTGCTTGATGTGAGATTGTCTCTAAATTAGCAGTGCGTAACTTAATCCAGATTACTCATAGCAAAACTATGGGTCATAAGCTATTTGTTTACTGCTCTCAGTCAGGGAAAATGTACACCTCTTGGTTAACCCAACTGAAATAAATGCATCTGTCATTGCAAAGCACTCCAGTGGTTATCTCCACCTGCCAATCTCAagcacaaaatgtaaacatataatCAAAGTGCAGAAGGTATCAGCATTACCAAAGGAAACACTGCCTCTTGATTTCAGTTTTGAGCTCATTTAGTAGGACTGGAGATGATATTCTGTGTTTGACACTGGGGTGAAGCCTCTAAACTGAGGTTGACGCTACCAGGAACACAGCCACAATCTACATCACAGTCCAAAATATATCTATGGGCCAGCCATTTAAGATTCCATACTGCCGTTTGaagtaaatatttcatttttttcaatgatTTGAGATCTGATGACAAATCTGATTCAACTTCTGACCAATCTAATTCTAAAGCTAAGTGAAATCTGAGCTTGAATAAGTCTTTATGTCAAGTACAACCTACTGGTAATTGTATCATTGTCCTGATACGTGTCCTGTCCTTTgcatgactgtgactgtatggCCATAGGGATGCTGATTCAGTGGTCTTCCTGGTTGGCAACAAGCAGGACCTGTGTCACATTCGGGAAGTGGGCAGGGACGAGGGACAGAGGCTGGCAGCAGAGGGTCGCTGTCAGTTCTACGAGCTGTCTGCAGCTGAGCACTACCAGGAGGTGGCGCTTATGTTCTCCAAGATGGTGCGCAATGCCAGTCTGGGTGGCAAAGCCAAGGAGCGTCGTCGCCGCCCCAGTGGCTCAAAGTCCATGGCCAAGCTCATTAACAACGTCTTCGGCAAGCGACGAAAATCTGTGTGAGCAGTCAGTCCAGTGGTGCACTGTACCAGAATCCAAGATATCCCAGTTATTAACGATGCTGTGCCAGATTTTGTTCTCCACAGGTTAAGAATTATGGAAACCTTCCAGTTTTGTCCTTTATTTTGTCGCTGCTTGCTATGTAACACGTTCTTTGAAGTGCCGCTCAAGGCAGAGGACGGAGTGTTGGATAAAGGGAATGTGACACATTGCAAAATGACTTTGTGCACAGTGACTCTTGAAAGTAAATGTTCGTGCTCATGGCCCtccttgttttaaatgtaagcTCATGCAATGGTTTTTGTGATTGAGTAGCATGCTTCTGTTGGATGTTGGATGAACAAACAAAGGGCAAACATAAAAAGATTAGGTTGTCATTTGTGATATGTCAGCTTAAGAATCTGAGGGAGGCTGTTGTAAATCAAGGTTGTATCTTAAACTTGTCAAGATTAAACTGTTATATAATCTTAAATAAACAGCTTCTTGTATTACACATGCAGATACTCTGACCCCTGCTATTTAGAAACAACTGTTCATATACCCAGTAAAGATGCCTTTAATAAATCTTAATCACCATATAAACGTGTAGCTCAATTTATATATGCAAAGTAACAGACAACATTTTGATGCAATGTGAAAGTGAATTATAATTAAAAAACTAATAAACTGCTTATCTAGACTTAGTGTTTTAACTGATAATCCAAAAGAATGAAACTATATTAATACTGTAACTGCTGTTTATGCATAGAGAAGTGAAGGAAATCCTATGAAAGGATTCTTCTTTCTGCTATACGCACAGATATCCTACCCATTTGCATCAAGACAACAAAAGGACAAAGTCAGTAATAAATACCAGTAAATTGTATCaagaca
Proteins encoded in this region:
- the rergla gene encoding ras-related and estrogen-regulated growth inhibitor-like protein; amino-acid sequence: MNDIKVAVLGGEAVGKSALIVRFLTRRFIGEYASTTECIYRKRLSIDGRQVNLELYDPCSQSCDEKSTLNDQIHWADGFVVVYDISDRSSFLTATAIIHLIRELNLGTPKRDADSVVFLVGNKQDLCHIREVGRDEGQRLAAEGRCQFYELSAAEHYQEVALMFSKMVRNASLGGKAKERRRRPSGSKSMAKLINNVFGKRRKSV